The following proteins come from a genomic window of Streptomyces sp. NBC_01716:
- a CDS encoding class I SAM-dependent methyltransferase gives MPEPISIEAITRNNIRRFAIDRENVFSLLGKEWSILPNVYPSGSFSSTEFFTYQDIYPPAGGKFLEIGCGAGVTAVTAAISGCDAVVASDINPQAVRNTGINIARHGVDEKVSVRHGDLFSAVRVNERFDCIFWNSNGIEMPSDYTHQSEFEKAFFDPGYESHRRYVEEGPNHLTRGGRLLIGFSGHGNVSLLRNFAERTGHTFIERARSQSATRTIKHPHLLLELVPT, from the coding sequence ATGCCGGAACCCATCTCCATCGAAGCGATCACGCGGAACAATATACGCCGATTTGCCATCGACCGGGAAAATGTGTTTTCCCTCCTCGGGAAGGAGTGGTCAATCTTGCCGAACGTATATCCGTCGGGCTCCTTCTCATCCACTGAATTTTTTACTTACCAAGACATCTACCCGCCAGCTGGCGGAAAATTCCTGGAGATCGGCTGCGGCGCGGGTGTTACTGCTGTCACTGCAGCCATATCAGGTTGTGACGCGGTGGTTGCGTCCGACATCAATCCGCAGGCGGTCCGCAATACTGGGATCAACATAGCCCGGCACGGTGTGGACGAAAAGGTAAGCGTACGCCACGGGGACCTATTCAGTGCTGTCAGAGTCAACGAGAGGTTCGACTGTATTTTCTGGAACTCCAACGGAATCGAGATGCCGTCCGACTACACGCACCAGTCCGAGTTCGAGAAAGCATTCTTCGATCCTGGGTACGAAAGTCATCGGCGATACGTAGAAGAGGGACCGAATCATCTGACACGCGGTGGGCGTCTGCTGATCGGATTCAGCGGGCATGGAAACGTCAGTCTGCTTCGTAACTTCGCCGAACGGACCGGGCACACGTTCATCGAGCGAGCTCGTTCGCAGTCCGCTACCCGAACCATCAAACATCCCCACCTGCTCCTCGAACTGGTGCCGACGTGA
- the sbnB gene encoding 2,3-diaminopropionate biosynthesis protein SbnB produces the protein MQRFDIITGGTARDILESNREKVLDIVRNTYLHHSAGEAVNPDSHFLRFPGNSDSRIIALPAHLGANVRFAGLKWIASFPENTKSGIPRASAVLILNDYETGYPVACIEAATISSARTAASAALAARALRPGGYGGTRIAVVGAGVIARNIANYLHTAGCTPDSYVVHDLDEFSGNALADHIDQTQGVPVDFTADRAAALEAETIVFATTALQPYVAKPFEAGQLVLNISLRDLEPRVILAAQNILDDVGHCLKASTSPHLAEQASGSRDFVTGTLADVLNNLVTLDPGRPVVFSPFGLGVLDLAVGVFILHEAHESESSLRIPDFFGETERW, from the coding sequence GTGCAGCGTTTTGACATCATCACCGGCGGAACGGCACGAGATATCCTGGAGAGTAACAGAGAAAAGGTTCTCGATATCGTAAGAAACACGTACCTGCACCACAGTGCGGGGGAGGCCGTCAATCCGGACAGCCACTTTCTACGCTTTCCCGGGAATTCAGATTCCCGCATCATCGCACTCCCCGCTCATCTCGGTGCCAACGTGCGGTTTGCCGGTCTCAAATGGATCGCCAGCTTCCCAGAGAACACGAAATCTGGGATACCTCGGGCATCGGCCGTGCTCATCCTCAACGACTACGAGACGGGCTATCCCGTAGCCTGTATCGAGGCCGCGACCATCAGTTCGGCACGTACGGCCGCATCGGCGGCGCTGGCGGCGCGCGCCCTGCGTCCCGGCGGGTACGGGGGGACGAGGATCGCGGTCGTGGGTGCCGGGGTGATCGCCCGGAACATCGCCAACTACCTTCATACAGCCGGCTGTACGCCGGACTCCTACGTGGTTCACGACCTGGACGAGTTTTCTGGCAACGCCCTCGCCGACCATATCGACCAGACGCAGGGCGTCCCCGTCGATTTCACCGCCGACCGTGCAGCCGCGCTGGAGGCCGAGACGATCGTGTTCGCCACCACGGCACTTCAGCCCTACGTTGCCAAGCCGTTCGAAGCCGGCCAACTCGTCCTGAACATCTCGCTACGAGACCTCGAACCACGGGTGATACTCGCAGCGCAGAACATCCTCGACGACGTCGGTCACTGCCTGAAGGCCAGTACCTCTCCCCACCTCGCAGAGCAGGCGTCAGGCAGCCGTGACTTCGTCACCGGCACGCTTGCCGACGTCCTCAACAACTTGGTGACCCTCGACCCGGGCCGCCCCGTTGTCTTTTCGCCGTTCGGGCTCGGGGTCCTCGATCTGGCGGTAGGTGTCTTCATCCTCCATGAGGCTCACGAGTCTGAAAGCTCCCTACGAATCCCAGACTTCTTCGGCGAGACCGAGCGGTGGTGA
- the sbnA gene encoding 2,3-diaminopropionate biosynthesis protein SbnA has translation MIANEIYEIVPDDLFLRFDELAPRSSVYLKVEGLNAAGSVKLKTAVALVAEAEASGWFPPGRLIESTSGNLGVALAVVCAAKGYPLTCVTDPNTNAQSVRIMEALGVEIVVINTVDENGGFLQSRVRYIRRRLAREPGLYWPNQYASAAGPRVHRDRTAQSIFGELGHVDYVFIGAGTTGTLMGCADFVREHSLTTRIIAVDIVGSVTFGGPATRRHIPGLGTSRRPEILNEEKIDKVIHVTESETIAMCRRIAAQRGILLGGSSGTVLAAVQSMAKELPLGSIIVAISPDLGDRYLETIYNDTWVAERWPQTLLVPRVSDGPKK, from the coding sequence GTGATAGCCAATGAAATCTACGAAATCGTGCCCGACGACCTGTTCCTCCGATTTGACGAACTAGCTCCCAGAAGCTCTGTCTACCTCAAGGTCGAAGGCCTCAACGCTGCTGGGTCGGTAAAGCTTAAGACCGCTGTCGCCCTGGTAGCGGAAGCTGAGGCGTCCGGGTGGTTTCCGCCCGGCCGCCTGATCGAGTCGACGTCCGGCAACCTCGGCGTGGCCCTGGCGGTGGTGTGCGCCGCAAAGGGGTATCCCCTGACCTGTGTCACCGACCCCAACACGAATGCCCAGTCGGTACGGATCATGGAAGCCTTGGGTGTCGAGATCGTCGTCATCAATACGGTGGACGAGAACGGCGGATTTCTCCAGTCTCGCGTCAGGTATATACGCCGGCGTCTCGCACGCGAGCCCGGTCTGTACTGGCCGAACCAGTACGCCAGCGCGGCTGGCCCACGGGTCCACCGGGACCGTACAGCTCAATCAATATTCGGGGAACTCGGCCACGTCGACTATGTCTTCATCGGCGCGGGGACGACCGGAACGCTGATGGGCTGCGCGGATTTTGTCCGGGAGCACAGCCTGACCACCCGGATCATCGCGGTCGATATTGTGGGTTCGGTGACATTCGGCGGTCCCGCCACCCGGCGCCATATCCCAGGACTCGGCACCAGCAGACGGCCGGAAATCCTCAACGAAGAGAAGATCGACAAAGTAATTCACGTGACCGAATCCGAGACCATCGCCATGTGTAGGAGGATCGCTGCCCAACGCGGGATCCTTCTCGGCGGATCGAGCGGCACCGTACTTGCCGCCGTACAGAGCATGGCCAAGGAACTCCCGCTCGGCAGCATCATTGTGGCTATCTCCCCAGATCTCGGGGACCGTTATCTCGAAACGATCTACAACGACACGTGGGTGGCTGAGCGATGGCCGCAAACACTGTTGGTTCCGCGAGTCTCCGACGGTCCGAAGAAGTAA
- a CDS encoding formyltransferase family protein has translation MSPYFLLTENTLHAAYLVTDWLAEFGTKESFHGVVLRDDPLPKAVRIARDNFHRTYQGERSLDEGAWERLYQLYPDLSETERTMIRDFGVPRHTVTQDPDTVFLGRNLNSEAARKWLDTQCAGPSRPFLFVFLDRILAPWWIEMTESRIINAHSAVLPHARGTFAIEQTALLQDPTLFRAAAGATAHFVDTGVDTGPVVRAVTFTDPFTFESIWSCKGHSFMLAFNVLRAVAHDMTEGRDTTYAGVVPAPSPHGSPEFRRDAFTPERQAASEAAYAAMRAAAQKSAPSGARKNPIGSS, from the coding sequence TTGTCTCCCTACTTCCTGCTCACCGAGAACACCCTCCACGCCGCCTATCTGGTCACCGACTGGCTTGCCGAGTTCGGCACCAAAGAGAGCTTCCATGGGGTTGTCCTACGGGACGATCCACTGCCGAAGGCCGTCAGGATAGCCCGGGACAACTTCCACCGGACGTATCAGGGCGAACGGTCTCTGGATGAGGGCGCGTGGGAGCGTCTGTACCAGCTGTATCCCGATCTGAGCGAGACCGAACGGACCATGATCAGGGACTTCGGAGTCCCAAGACATACGGTGACCCAGGATCCGGACACTGTTTTCCTGGGCAGGAATCTCAACAGTGAGGCTGCCAGGAAGTGGCTCGACACGCAGTGCGCAGGTCCGAGTAGACCGTTCCTCTTCGTGTTCCTCGACAGGATCCTGGCTCCGTGGTGGATTGAGATGACGGAATCCCGCATCATCAACGCCCATTCCGCTGTGCTGCCCCACGCCAGAGGGACCTTCGCGATAGAGCAGACCGCGCTTCTGCAGGACCCCACGCTGTTCCGAGCCGCCGCCGGAGCGACGGCCCACTTCGTCGACACCGGGGTCGATACCGGGCCCGTAGTGCGCGCCGTGACGTTCACTGATCCGTTCACCTTCGAATCCATCTGGAGCTGCAAGGGGCACTCCTTCATGCTGGCCTTCAACGTCCTGAGGGCAGTGGCGCACGACATGACTGAAGGCCGCGACACCACATACGCGGGTGTCGTCCCCGCACCATCTCCGCACGGCTCCCCCGAGTTCAGGCGCGACGCCTTCACACCGGAACGGCAGGCCGCCTCGGAAGCCGCCTACGCAGCCATGCGAGCTGCCGCACAGAAATCGGCTCCGTCCGGGGCCAGGAAGAATCCGATCGGGTCATCGTGA
- a CDS encoding 2OG-Fe(II) oxygenase — MLNTQAEFEHITDPFAIHLAQNALAVESVQSLYENAPRDGYKRVVVTDPNHDKQYAMNLLSLQKGGEKIPAVTDSLSPQWEQLLEELRGDKFVGWLERGTGIKLRHLAAEIGIYIHDPGDFISVHKDKTDKALTAILYLTPYWPEDGGGQYEVRNSPDPVEEPARRISPRAGQFLAFPPSEKSWHSVSEVTAGDEVKRITVQLEFWLEGGGQRSD, encoded by the coding sequence ATGCTCAATACGCAGGCGGAGTTCGAGCACATCACTGATCCTTTCGCTATCCATCTCGCGCAGAATGCTCTCGCGGTGGAAAGTGTGCAGTCCCTCTACGAGAACGCGCCGAGGGACGGATACAAGCGGGTGGTGGTAACAGATCCGAACCATGACAAGCAGTACGCAATGAATCTGCTTTCGTTACAGAAGGGTGGAGAAAAGATTCCGGCAGTTACCGACTCGCTTTCCCCGCAGTGGGAGCAACTGCTTGAGGAGTTGCGTGGGGACAAGTTCGTTGGTTGGCTCGAACGCGGGACGGGTATCAAGCTGCGGCATCTCGCAGCCGAGATCGGGATTTACATTCACGACCCTGGTGACTTCATATCGGTCCACAAGGACAAGACCGACAAGGCGCTGACAGCCATCCTCTACCTCACGCCGTACTGGCCCGAGGATGGCGGCGGCCAGTACGAGGTGCGGAATTCTCCGGACCCTGTGGAAGAGCCCGCGCGTCGTATCTCTCCACGTGCTGGTCAATTTCTCGCCTTCCCGCCCAGCGAGAAGTCCTGGCACTCGGTGTCCGAGGTGACCGCCGGCGACGAGGTCAAACGCATCACCGTACAGCTGGAGTTCTGGCTGGAGGGCGGCGGCCAGCGGTCCGATTGA
- a CDS encoding tyrosine-protein phosphatase translates to MRPGSVFRTGWTLLAGCPDADAQLAPRRWSVDLRSSPERELLTEGARRRLAHVPVDMPGVAARLRGRPTSDNYVSLYQDMARSCGTEIAAVIRVTADRLSQGVVLGCSLGKDRTGVVVALLLKLLGLPVRDILTADTAALETASGCTPAVDAYARQRGINGAELIRRMRLGTPALEPLLVMVDERYGGVEPYLREHGVSGTDTTTLRRGLLV, encoded by the coding sequence TTGCGCCCCGGATCGGTCTTCCGTACGGGCTGGACACTGCTGGCAGGCTGCCCGGACGCCGATGCCCAACTGGCCCCCAGACGCTGGTCCGTGGATCTGCGCAGCAGCCCCGAGCGGGAGCTGTTGACGGAGGGCGCCAGGCGGCGACTGGCTCATGTGCCCGTCGACATGCCGGGCGTCGCGGCCCGGCTGAGGGGCCGTCCCACGTCCGACAACTACGTGTCGCTGTACCAGGACATGGCCCGGAGCTGCGGCACGGAGATCGCCGCGGTCATCAGAGTCACGGCGGACCGACTGTCTCAGGGCGTCGTCTTGGGCTGCTCGCTGGGCAAGGACCGAACGGGGGTGGTAGTCGCGCTTCTCCTGAAGCTGCTCGGCCTGCCGGTACGCGACATCCTCACCGCCGACACCGCAGCACTGGAGACGGCAAGCGGTTGCACCCCCGCCGTTGACGCGTACGCGCGGCAGCGAGGCATCAACGGGGCCGAGTTGATCCGCCGTATGAGGCTGGGAACTCCCGCCCTTGAGCCGCTGTTGGTGATGGTGGACGAGCGTTACGGCGGTGTTGAGCCGTACCTGCGGGAGCACGGTGTCTCCGGTACGGATACGACGACTCTTCGGCGGGGCCTGCTCGTATGA